The segment ggagggggaagagaaggaggaggaggacgacaaAAAAGAAGACATTTGATGTTCAtcaacatgtgcacacacattcatgtaccCCCGCTCCTCATGCACAACACAGTGACAAGGAGGAAACAGTCCTtagatagctcagtagtagagcacttgccaaaTGTTTTGGTagtctgtgttcaattcccagtaatacacacagacacacacagacacacacacacacacacacacacacacacacacacacaagtacgcatacacacacatgcacaaaaatgcAGGAACACACCTCACACTGGTCCTAGGTGCTGCCAGATGAGTTGGCCGAGAGATTTTACTCTCTGCCTTTTATGGCTCCTGTTACATCTTGgatgtctctctctatctcatgACCTCTGAGTCCCTTCCCATCTGTTCTATAGCTAAATCCTGCATAGGAGAGAGACCACCACAGATAGCTGAGTGACAGGTCGAGCAACTACTATCAAAGTGCCTCTTCTTTGTTCTTCAAGCAGGGTAGAAGGAGCAACACTTGTCTCTAGCTCTCTGAGGTTGGTAGGGAGCTCACAGGGGTTCTGTGAAGTGTGCCAGACTAAGGACATGCCTAGGCCCCTCAATAAGAGGCCCTGGTGCTCTGGAGTGTTTCTGAGACTAGTACCTGTGCCACTCAGAGGGTTGAAATCTGCCAGGCTGAGCTGGGGAAGGGCTCTCAGCAAACCTCTCTAACTTCTAAAGTCAAGTTCTGACCAGGTTCCCGTGAGAGCCCAAAGGTGACAATGGAGATAATGCCTGTCACTGTCAGCAGCCCTGTTGACGTAGGCTGTAGTGCCAAGTTGGCAAACACAGAGTGTCCGGGAGCCTCCCCAGATGGCTTTGAGAACTCCCCCAGGAAGAGACCCCCTACCagctccttcctgtctctctggtGGCCTGTGGCTTCTGCCTTCTGGACAGGGGCCCAAGAGGCCCCAGAAGCATAtaaggggaggggacagaggtCCAGGAACAAGACACCCAAGGCGAAACCTCTCAGCCAGGTAAGCTGTGTGCCTCCCAGGGATGGACATGGCAAAATGCAGCTGGTTCCCTGTCCAAGACTTGGGTGGTCTTTGCTCTTTCCCCTCAGACTTTGAGATGTTCCAGCTGGAGGCCATGCTGGCCTTACTGATTCTTGCCTTCTTGGGCACCCCCACCGTTTTGACACAAGGTAAGTCAAGTCTgaagtctgcctctctctctctttctctctctctctctctcgctctctctctgtctctctctctgtctctctgtctctgtatatctctctctctgtctctctctgtctttctctctctctctagtagCCACCTCATCTCTCACAACCCAGGAGACATGGGGGCTACTCCCAGCCCTTTGCCACAGACTAAATATTGTCACGGGACTATTCTTCAAGGTGGGAAGACATCCTCTGTGTGGCTGAGTGGGttttctccctttgggttttttaTCCACACAGATTATCATGGTCCAGAAGTTGGAAAACATTCCTGCACTAGTGCACCTGAAGGAAAAAATATAACAAGTATCCGGGTATTTCTTAAGGGTAGATTGATTGTTGGGTAAGTAGGATCGGGGTCATGGCCCCTACCACTGGGTCCCAGTTCTTCGATGGCTTCATGGGCCCATGTAGATGCTCTGCTTATATTCTACCCATGGAATACTCACCTGGCTTTTAATGAATCATTAAAGTTATTTGATTAACAGAGTCACAGAGCTACCAGCCAAACCTTTGGCTTGTCCCTGTCTCTAGCCACCTCCCCTGCACACAGGCCTATCCTGGCAGATTCCATTTGTAAATTCCTACTGTTGCTTCTTGGGTTGATCAAAGAAGGTTGGAGATGATTCTCCTTACTGAAGTCAACCACAAAAGGCCCCTCAGGCCTCTAACTTGATAGCAAAATCTGGTCTGTCAGGTTAGAGTCTAAAGAGGCAAGGGTCAGAGTGAGTCTCTAATAAGATATTAGTGGTAAGATATgttggaagcagaaaacccaaagTCAGTCCTTTGatagtgggggagtgggggtgggtagccCTGCTTGAGTCCTGGACTGGATTTCTGCTTTGTACTTAGAgaacaccagacacacacataaaaaaacagGTAGAGTGTATGAACAGGGAAGAGAAAGCTCTGGAACACTATCAAAGATGGGGTTGCTGATGATCTTAGCAGTTGGGCTGGTGAAGTCCTCAAGGGGCATGGAAGGCACCTAGTCTGTGACCTGCTGCTTCTAAGTGACCTAGGCTGAGGATGTCCCAGCAAGGCCAGGGGCAGCTCCCCATGGCAGTCGAGCTCCTTTTGAAGGTCTCAGTGAGCAGCTTTCTAAGGTCCTCCCTGTTGTGATGTCTTCTGTGCTCATGAGGGAACTGGTTCCTCTCATACTGAGTAGTGAGCTTTAGATCACAGTGTCTGAGAGTGGcgttttctttttcagtatgtCTTAAGAAGCCAAAAGAGCGGGGAGGGGTACCAAGGAGCCAGGAAGTTGGGTCATGCACTGTCGGGATGAGTATTCAAGACTTTTCCTCTCTCCTAGAATTCAGCTCAACTATGATGACAACAAGGACGGTCAAGTGTATGGCTCTACTGCCGGGAAGGAAATGGTAGCCAGACTGTCTAAGGAAGAGCACATCATTGCAGCCCAGGGCACATACACTCCTTCGGCTTTAACTCAGATAATCTTTACGACCAACCAGCCTCGCCAGCTAATGGTGGGGTATTATGTGGGCAATTCTGAGTACTCTAGCTTCCCTAACGATCCCAGCCATGTGCTCAAGGGAGCTTGTGTCTCTTGGAGGGCAGGTGGCATAAAGAGTATCTTGTTTTTGTGGGGAAGTGAAAACAGTTCATGTGTGAAATATGGCCACTCAGGCTGAAGTGGTCTGTGTCAGGTACTTCCAAACTGAACCCATGAATAAATACAACATCTGCATGAGCTGTGTGTCCAAGTGCAATCCTTGGGTCTGAGAGGCTTCTGTGATCTGAAATGAAGGGTGGGTAGAAATGGATCCAGCAAGGGTTTGGGGCCTGCCTACAAAGACCCTAAGCTACAATCTCTGAGGTATTAGCTCAGAGACCATCACTGTGCACTGTGCCCTGTACCAGGGCCACACCTGGCACATCTGCTGGCCCTGCATTGCTCCAGACTTCTCTGGTGACACAAGGGAGGCCATTAGTCATCTGCCAATAGCTTGTTCTTATCAGGCTTTTCTTTGCAGTAGGGGATCAAAAAAAGTGGGCccagaggagttacagagatggttcagtgggtaaaacgTTTGCTGTTTAAGAATAAGAAGCTATGTTTGGGTCCCCAGAACCTGCCCAGAAGCTGGTGCAAGTCCATAACTGCAGCACAGGGAGAAGGGCGGAGGGGTGGAGACAGACTTACCCTCAGTGCTCCCTGGCCAGCTACTCAAGCCAAATCTTCGGCTCTAGCTTCAGGAAAGAGATCTTGCTTTACAAAATAAGTAATAGAGACCCCCCCCCAAGCCACCCAAGgtcaatctctggcctccacatgtatgtatacatatatgagtgTATGACTTCAttaacatgcatgcatgcacgcatgcacacatacaaacatatacaacacacatacacaacacagacacacagacacaaaaagggACCAGCAGTTCAGCAGATGGACTGTTTGCCAAGAGGGGTCAATGCAGAAGCTCGTGGTGACTGCTGAAGTGCCCGCGTCCCTGGGCATCTGTACAGGCAGATGAGTGACAGCATCTCCAGGGGGTGAGGCAGGTTGAGAGAGCTTCAGAGATTCTTCCCTGAGGCAATGGGATCTGAGCTTAGGtttcagagaggagggagaaacagCCAAGTAGATTCAAGGAGAAGGAAGCTTCAGGCCCAGGATCAAATATAACAAAGCAGAGGACAGGCCTCTCTCTATCTGCACCTCTCAGGTTCTCACAGTACCACTTGCAAAATGAAGGCTTgactgggtgtagtggcacatgtcttgAATTTCAaggttcaggaagcagaggcaggagaatttctgtgagttcaaggccaacctgctctttaaagcaaattccaggactaCTACATAGAGAAATCGCCTCCCTCccaatgaggaaactgaggcacagaggacAAAGGTCACACAGAAGTAGCAGCATTGAGGTCCAGCTGGGAAGTGTGAACCCTGATCCCAAACTAAGGTAAAGATTTCACAAGTAGGTTGGAGAGCTACCAGCATCTATGAAGCCTGGGTTCTATCCCTAATAGCACATAAAACCAGGGGTGACGGTTTGTGTCCATAATCCCACTCTGGAGGTGGAGCCAAGAAGAGCAGAACAGGAAGTTtcaggacatcctctgctacatactgagtttaagtatagtctgggctacatgatatctggctcacacacacacacaaccacacacacacacacacacacacacacaagaaaagaaaaaatactaatAAGCACTGCTCATCTGTCCATGAAATTACAGAGTAGCACtaattccatttatttttctaacatTGGGCATTGAGTCTAAGACAATGCTTTagctgccactgagctatatctccatcCTTAGGAAAaaactttataattaaaaaaataatttattgctATATATGGTAtacacaccttcaatctcagcactccaggCAGGAGTGGCAGGCAAGTCTCCATGAATTTGACACCATCAATGAGATTCAAGTCAGCAAGGGTTAAACTTTGTGGAAAGTGTATATCAGGAGCTgtacagaagaaaacagaagccaCTGGGGTTAGCTGTGGCTCCCACAGGACCTTAGTGGTCCACCTTACTGGAGTTGTATCTCCTGGCTTGCTAAAGAAGAAACATTTTCTGTGCCCTTTACCTTTCCTTGAGGGTGGCAGTGCCTCCCagaatcatcatcaccatcatcaccatcatcatctcctcttccttctccttccttctcttcttctataAATTGATTTTACCCTCTCTTTTCAAAAATGATTTATTGATTAATATATTCTATGTATGAAGGCTCTGTCTTCATGTATACCAGAAGAGAGAtttagatcccattacaaatggttgtgagtcaccatatcgttgctgggaatttaacttagGACCTTAACTtagtactcttaacttctgatCCATGTCTACAgcaaaccccacccccagccccttgcacatacacatacacctccCCCATGACTATCTTTAGCCTGGTCAAGTGTTATAGGCAGGCCTGGTCTGTAATCTTAGCCACTCCAGAGGTAGCAAGTTGTGAGGAGCTACCATCTTGCACAAGCTCTGAATTAAGCTCCAGTGTGGCTCaagagaataaatatataaattaaaatgaaataaatagactATCTTCTCAGGTAGCTTCTGCTTTGTGAGGGAAGATG is part of the Mus musculus strain C57BL/6J chromosome 17, GRCm38.p6 C57BL/6J genome and harbors:
- the Dcpp1 gene encoding demilune cell and parotid protein precursor; this translates as MFQLEAMLALLILAFLGTPTVLTQDYHGPEVGKHSCTSAPEGKNITSIRVFLKGRLIVGIQLNYDDNKDGQVYGSTAGKEMVARLSKEEHIIAAQGTYTPSALTQIIFTTNQPRQLMVGYYVGNSEYSSFPNDPSHVLKGACVSWRAGGIKSILFLWGSENSSCVKYGHSG
- the Dcpp1 gene encoding demilune cell and parotid protein isoform X1, which translates into the protein MDMAKCSWFPVQDLGGLCSFPSDFEMFQLEAMLALLILAFLGTPTVLTQDYHGPEVGKHSCTSAPEGKNITSIRVFLKGRLIVGIQLNYDDNKDGQVYGSTAGKEMVARLSKEEHIIAAQGTYTPSALTQIIFTTNQPRQLMVGYYVGNSEYSSFPNDPSHVLKGACVSWRAGGIKSILFLWGSENSSCVKYGHSG